CCCCAAAGGCCGTACACCGCGTAGAGCCAGGTCGAGAGCTCCAGGGGCGGACGGTCGAACCAGGCCAGTTCGGGCAGGAGGGTGAGGGAAAGGGCGGTCACTATACCGCCGCCCAGGCAGAGCGCCCCGAGTATCCGGATGAGCACCCTCCCGGCCCGCCAGGGGTAGGGGGCGATATCCTCCGGCCGGATGACGTTGGGCATCAGCGACCCCCGCTCACCATCTCACGGATTTTGGCGAAAACCAGGGGGAGCTTATCCGGGAAAATTCCGCCGCCCTGGGCGAAGTCGGGCCTCCCGCCGCCCTGACCGCCCAGAAGAGGCGCCAGCCCGCCCATCAATTTTCCCGCGTGGAGCCCTTTCTGCACTAGGTCGTCGGTGACGCCGCAGGCTAGGACCGCCTTGTCTCCGTCTCGCGTGGCCAACAGGACGACCGCCGAGCCCAGTTCCTCCTTCAGGCGGTCCACCGTGCCGCGCAGCGCCTTGGCGCCCACTCCGGGGAGCTCGGCCGCCAGCAGCCTGACCCCGTCAATCTCCTCCGCCTCGTCGGCCAGATTCCGCCCCTCGCCCCCCGAGGCCAGGCGCTCCTCCAGCTCGAGGATTTTCCGTTCGGCCAACCTGCGGTCATCC
Above is a window of bacterium DNA encoding:
- a CDS encoding DHHA1 domain-containing protein; the encoded protein is GIRRIEAVCGMAAVEHVNRREGLLNRAASLVKAPPAELPGRVETLLDDRRLAERKILELEERLASGGEGRNLADEAEEIDGVRLLAAELPGVGAKALRGTVDRLKEELGSAVVLLATRDGDKAVLACGVTDDLVQKGLHAGKLMGGLAPLLGGQGGGRPDFAQGGGIFPDKLPLVFAKIREMVSGGR